The proteins below are encoded in one region of Tomitella fengzijianii:
- a CDS encoding sigma-54-dependent Fis family transcriptional regulator, which translates to MPDRPLGGPAPGGAQDLRADIARSWQRSVMCGLEPEHAITAFTGGPGSAAVRRAAGPVLDELARHTAGTGVALLLGDRDGVIVDRWSDTGAAERALERRGVIPGMLYSEEQAGTNGLGTALELGRGVAIHGAEHFLESLKGFSCYGHPIRHPLTGRVEGVVDITGVQATANPLYLPLVVRAVEEIERRLVEGARVEDLRLMSAYQQARRRSRSDAAVVGLGDELALADPAALDLVDPRDHPMLRGLARGLVAGRPSTTDAVLVSGVPVRVAMTRVEGAGAGTVFRIEAVAGALRPGTVPAAGGPEAGRSGSGHAEAGPGSVAVVGEPGSGVTTAALRLIDGADGAGETVAADVPRLTLLDAVEVDTLEADTLEAGADGERVWGRRFADALRDAERDDGAVVLVEHADLLPDPLLRRVSRALAGGAGRACLVVTVRTGTGAGEALAALCERRVAVPPLRERQSEFPRIVAGVLAELVPDGGARVPPGVATVLASYPWPGNITELRAVLAAAVCRSGGTVTVDDLPEHVRRGATAARLTGMERAERAAIVAALAAKGGNKRQAAEELGISRTTLYARMRTLKV; encoded by the coding sequence ATGCCAGATCGTCCACTCGGTGGTCCCGCACCCGGCGGGGCGCAGGACCTGCGCGCGGACATCGCGCGTTCGTGGCAGCGCTCGGTCATGTGCGGGTTGGAGCCGGAACACGCGATCACGGCGTTCACCGGCGGCCCCGGATCGGCCGCCGTCCGGCGCGCGGCGGGCCCGGTGCTCGACGAGCTCGCCCGGCACACCGCCGGCACGGGGGTGGCCCTGCTGCTGGGCGACCGCGACGGCGTCATCGTCGACCGCTGGTCCGACACCGGCGCCGCCGAGCGTGCGCTGGAGCGGCGCGGCGTGATCCCCGGCATGCTCTACAGCGAGGAACAGGCCGGGACCAACGGCCTGGGGACCGCGCTGGAGCTCGGGCGCGGCGTGGCCATCCACGGGGCCGAGCACTTCCTCGAATCGCTGAAAGGCTTCAGCTGCTACGGGCACCCCATCCGCCATCCGCTGACCGGCCGGGTCGAGGGCGTCGTCGACATCACCGGAGTCCAGGCCACGGCCAATCCGCTCTATCTGCCGCTCGTGGTCCGCGCGGTCGAGGAGATCGAACGCAGGCTGGTCGAGGGCGCGCGCGTCGAGGATCTCAGGCTGATGTCCGCGTACCAGCAGGCCCGACGACGTTCCCGTTCCGATGCGGCCGTCGTCGGGCTGGGCGACGAGCTGGCGCTCGCCGACCCGGCCGCGCTCGACCTCGTGGACCCGCGCGATCATCCGATGCTGCGCGGACTGGCACGGGGCCTGGTCGCCGGGCGGCCGTCGACGACGGACGCGGTGCTCGTCTCGGGGGTGCCCGTGCGGGTCGCGATGACGCGGGTCGAGGGCGCCGGGGCCGGCACGGTGTTCCGGATCGAAGCGGTGGCCGGGGCGCTGCGGCCCGGGACCGTCCCCGCGGCGGGGGGCCCGGAAGCAGGGCGCTCGGGATCAGGGCACGCGGAGGCGGGGCCGGGCTCCGTCGCGGTGGTCGGGGAGCCGGGCAGCGGGGTGACGACCGCCGCGCTGCGTCTCATCGACGGTGCGGACGGGGCGGGCGAGACCGTGGCCGCGGACGTGCCGCGGCTGACGCTGCTCGACGCGGTGGAGGTCGACACGCTGGAGGCCGACACGCTGGAGGCCGGCGCCGACGGCGAGCGTGTCTGGGGCCGCCGGTTCGCGGACGCCCTTCGTGACGCGGAGCGCGACGATGGCGCGGTGGTGCTCGTCGAGCACGCCGATCTACTGCCGGATCCGCTTTTGCGTCGGGTCTCGCGGGCGCTCGCGGGCGGCGCCGGCCGCGCATGCCTGGTCGTCACCGTGCGTACCGGGACCGGCGCCGGAGAAGCGCTGGCCGCCCTGTGCGAGCGCAGAGTGGCGGTACCGCCACTGCGTGAACGGCAGTCGGAGTTCCCCCGGATCGTCGCCGGCGTTCTCGCGGAGCTCGTCCCGGACGGCGGCGCCCGGGTGCCGCCCGGCGTGGCGACGGTCCTGGCGTCGTACCCGTGGCCCGGGAACATCACCGAGTTGCGCGCGGTCCTGGCTGCCGCCGTGTGCAGGAGCGGCGGCACGGTGACCGTCGACGACCTCCCGGAGCACGTGCGGCGGGGCGCGACGGCGGCGCGGCTGACCGGGATGGAACGCGCCGAACGCGCCGCCATCGTCGCGGCGCTCGCAGCGAAGGGAGGCAACAAGAGGCAGGCCGCGGAGGAGCTCGGGATCAGCCGGACCACCCTCTACGCCCGCATGCGGACGCTGAAGGTCTGA
- a CDS encoding aldehyde dehydrogenase family protein gives MTALIEHGSQSVVPAVRRFLSGRKQLLIGGEWADAASGRTFGTEDPATGAELAQVAHGDAADVDRAVRAARRAFDEGPWPHMKPNERERLLWRIGDILSERAEEFGQLEALDNGKSVGIATAVDVAWAADVFRYYAGWATKIEGSTVNVSMPFAPGGQFHAYTLREPVGVCGLIVPWNFPILMAAWKLAPALAAGNTVILKPAEQTPLSALLLGEVFTEAGFPPGVVNIVTGYGDAGAALSGHDAVDKIAFTGSTEVGKKIVDAAKGNLKKVSLELGGKSPNIVFADADLEAAVPGSLNAWLFNHGQCCVAGTRMYVEDTIFDEFTAAVAEAASKVRIGPGMDPATELGPLISQEQFDKVTGYLRDGLADGARALSGGGRWGDSGYFVEPTVLVDVQPDFSVVREEIFGPVVAALPFNADEGVVAAANDSIYGLAAGIWTKDVSKAHRTARQIKAGSVWVNQYNGFDTAMPFGGYKQSGWGRELGAGALDLYTTTKSVNIAL, from the coding sequence ATGACAGCGCTCATCGAACACGGCTCGCAGTCGGTGGTGCCCGCAGTACGGCGATTCCTGTCCGGGCGCAAGCAGTTGCTCATCGGAGGCGAGTGGGCGGACGCGGCGTCCGGGCGCACGTTCGGCACCGAGGACCCCGCCACCGGCGCCGAACTCGCGCAGGTGGCGCACGGCGACGCCGCCGACGTGGACCGGGCGGTGCGGGCGGCGCGACGCGCATTCGACGAGGGCCCGTGGCCGCACATGAAGCCCAACGAGCGTGAGCGGCTGCTGTGGCGGATCGGCGACATCCTCAGCGAACGCGCCGAGGAGTTCGGTCAGCTCGAAGCGCTCGACAACGGCAAATCCGTGGGCATCGCGACCGCCGTGGACGTGGCCTGGGCGGCCGATGTGTTCCGCTACTACGCGGGGTGGGCCACCAAGATCGAAGGCTCGACGGTCAACGTGTCGATGCCCTTCGCGCCCGGCGGGCAGTTCCACGCCTACACGCTGCGCGAACCCGTCGGCGTGTGCGGGCTCATCGTCCCGTGGAACTTCCCGATCCTCATGGCCGCCTGGAAGCTGGCGCCGGCGCTCGCCGCGGGCAACACGGTGATCCTCAAGCCCGCCGAGCAGACGCCGCTGAGCGCGCTGCTGCTGGGCGAGGTGTTCACCGAGGCCGGATTCCCGCCCGGCGTCGTCAACATCGTCACCGGCTACGGCGACGCGGGCGCCGCCCTGTCCGGCCACGACGCCGTCGACAAGATCGCGTTCACCGGCTCCACCGAGGTGGGCAAGAAGATCGTCGACGCCGCCAAGGGCAACCTCAAGAAGGTCTCGCTCGAACTCGGCGGCAAGAGCCCCAACATCGTGTTCGCCGACGCGGACCTCGAGGCCGCGGTGCCGGGCTCGCTCAACGCGTGGCTGTTCAACCACGGGCAGTGCTGCGTCGCCGGCACCCGGATGTACGTCGAGGACACGATCTTCGACGAGTTCACCGCGGCGGTCGCCGAGGCCGCTTCGAAGGTGCGGATCGGCCCCGGCATGGATCCGGCCACCGAACTCGGCCCGCTGATCTCGCAGGAGCAGTTCGACAAGGTCACCGGCTACCTGCGCGACGGCCTCGCCGACGGGGCGCGCGCACTCTCCGGCGGCGGACGCTGGGGCGACAGCGGCTACTTCGTCGAACCCACGGTGCTGGTGGATGTGCAGCCGGACTTCTCCGTGGTGCGCGAGGAGATCTTCGGGCCCGTGGTGGCGGCGCTGCCCTTCAACGCCGACGAGGGCGTCGTGGCCGCGGCCAACGACTCGATCTACGGGCTGGCCGCCGGGATCTGGACGAAGGACGTCTCCAAGGCCCACCGCACCGCGCGCCAGATCAAGGCCGGTTCGGTGTGGGTCAACCAGTACAACGGCTTCGACACGGCCATGCCCTTCGGCGGCTACAAGCAGTCCGGCTGGGGGCGCGAATTGGGAGCGGGCGCCCTCGACCTCTACACCACCACCAAATCCGTCAACATCGCGCTGTGA
- a CDS encoding NDMA-dependent alcohol dehydrogenase, translated as MKTKAAVLLEAGRPFEIMELDLDGPGPGEVLIKYTAAGLCHSDLHLTDGDLPPRYPIVGGHEGSGIIEEVGPGVTKVKPGDHVVCSFIPNCGTCRYCSTGRQNLCDMGATILEGYLPDGTFRFHGDGKDFGGMCMLGTFSERATISQHSVVKVDDWLPLETAVLVGCGVPSGWGTAVNAGNLRNGDTAVIYGIGGLGINAVQGAVGAGCKYVVVVDPVELKRETALKFGATHAFATPEEAAAKVNELTWGQGADAALILVGTVDEKVVSDATAVIGKGGRVVITALADPAKLTVHVSGADLTLNQKTIMGTLFGSMNPQWDIVRLLRLYDSGDLKLDELVTKRYTLEQVNEGYQDLRDGKNIRGVIMHDA; from the coding sequence ATGAAGACCAAGGCAGCAGTACTCCTGGAGGCCGGCAGGCCGTTCGAGATCATGGAGCTCGACCTCGACGGCCCCGGCCCCGGCGAGGTGCTCATCAAATACACGGCCGCGGGCCTGTGCCACTCGGACCTGCACCTGACCGACGGCGACCTGCCGCCGCGCTATCCCATCGTCGGCGGCCACGAGGGCTCCGGGATCATCGAGGAGGTCGGCCCCGGCGTCACCAAGGTCAAGCCGGGCGACCACGTGGTGTGCAGCTTCATCCCCAACTGCGGCACCTGCCGGTACTGCTCGACGGGGCGTCAGAACCTGTGCGACATGGGCGCCACCATCCTCGAGGGCTACCTGCCGGACGGCACCTTCCGTTTCCACGGCGACGGCAAGGACTTCGGCGGGATGTGCATGCTGGGCACCTTCTCCGAGCGGGCCACGATCTCGCAGCACTCCGTGGTCAAGGTGGACGACTGGCTGCCGCTGGAGACCGCGGTGCTGGTCGGCTGCGGGGTGCCCTCCGGCTGGGGCACCGCGGTGAACGCCGGCAACCTGCGCAACGGCGACACGGCCGTCATCTACGGCATCGGCGGCCTCGGCATCAACGCGGTGCAGGGCGCCGTGGGCGCCGGGTGCAAGTACGTCGTCGTCGTCGATCCGGTGGAGCTCAAGCGTGAGACGGCGCTCAAGTTCGGCGCCACCCACGCCTTCGCCACCCCGGAGGAGGCGGCCGCCAAGGTCAACGAGCTGACCTGGGGGCAGGGCGCCGACGCCGCGCTGATCCTGGTCGGCACGGTGGACGAGAAGGTGGTCTCGGACGCGACCGCGGTCATCGGCAAGGGCGGCCGCGTCGTCATCACCGCGCTCGCCGACCCGGCGAAGCTGACGGTGCACGTGTCCGGCGCGGACCTGACGCTGAACCAGAAGACGATCATGGGGACGCTGTTCGGCTCGATGAACCCGCAGTGGGACATCGTCAGGCTGCTGCGCCTGTACGACTCGGGCGACCTCAAGCTGGACGAGCTCGTCACCAAGCGGTACACCCTCGAGCAGGTCAACGAGGGATACCAGGACCTGCGCGACGGCAAGAACATCCGCGGCGTCATCATGCACGACGCCTGA
- a CDS encoding secondary thiamine-phosphate synthase enzyme YjbQ, with amino-acid sequence MKSETFSVRTGDKEAVLDLTGRCREFVADEGGDGLLHVFVPHATAGIAIIETGAGSDDDLLTALRDLVPADGRWRHQHGTPGHGRSHVMPALIAPYATVPVVGGRLMLGTWQSITLVDLNVDNPDRQVRLSLLRG; translated from the coding sequence GTGAAATCGGAGACGTTCTCCGTGCGCACCGGCGACAAGGAAGCGGTTCTCGATCTCACCGGCCGGTGCCGGGAATTCGTGGCGGACGAGGGCGGCGACGGCCTGTTGCACGTGTTCGTGCCGCACGCCACCGCGGGCATCGCGATCATCGAGACGGGTGCGGGCAGCGACGACGACCTGCTGACGGCCCTGCGCGATCTCGTACCGGCCGACGGCAGGTGGCGGCACCAGCACGGCACGCCCGGGCACGGACGGTCCCACGTGATGCCGGCGCTGATCGCGCCCTACGCCACGGTGCCGGTGGTCGGCGGCCGGCTGATGCTGGGCACGTGGCAGTCCATCACGCTGGTGGACCTCAACGTCGACAACCCGGATCGGCAGGTCCGCCTGTCCCTGCTGCGGGGTTGA
- the glfT1 gene encoding galactofuranosyltransferase GlfT1 — translation MATPDTERIVAVVVTHRRRALLAESLRVLASQTRPLDHLVVIDNADEPEVRELVESQPIPATCIGSRHNLGGAGGFALGMLHALALGADRVWLADDDGRPDGPDVLATLLGCAHRHGLAEVSPVVCDIAEPDKLAFPLRRGLTWRRLRSELRRPDDPESDLLPGIASLFNGALFTAAAIDAVGVPDLRLFIRGDEVDVHRRLVRSGLPFGTCLEAAYLHPDGADEFKPILGGRMHTQYPDNPGKRFFTYRNRGYLMAQPGMRRLLPQEYARFGWFFLVQRRDPAGFREWMRLRGLGRRERFTKP, via the coding sequence GTGGCGACGCCTGACACCGAGCGGATCGTCGCCGTCGTCGTCACGCACCGGCGCCGTGCACTACTGGCCGAGTCTCTGCGCGTGCTCGCCTCGCAAACCCGCCCGCTGGACCACCTGGTGGTGATCGACAACGCCGACGAGCCCGAGGTGCGCGAGCTCGTCGAGTCGCAGCCGATCCCCGCGACATGCATCGGCTCGCGGCACAACCTCGGCGGCGCGGGCGGCTTCGCGCTGGGGATGCTGCACGCCCTGGCGCTGGGCGCGGACAGGGTGTGGCTGGCCGACGACGACGGCCGCCCGGACGGGCCGGACGTGCTGGCCACCCTGCTCGGCTGCGCACACCGGCACGGGCTGGCCGAGGTGTCGCCGGTGGTGTGCGACATCGCCGAGCCCGACAAGCTCGCCTTCCCGCTGCGCCGCGGGCTCACCTGGCGCCGCCTGCGCAGCGAACTCCGCCGGCCCGACGACCCGGAATCCGACCTGCTGCCGGGCATCGCGTCCCTGTTCAACGGTGCGCTTTTCACCGCGGCGGCGATCGACGCGGTGGGAGTGCCGGACCTGCGCCTGTTCATCCGCGGAGACGAGGTGGACGTGCACCGGCGGCTCGTGCGCTCCGGGCTGCCGTTCGGCACGTGCCTGGAAGCCGCGTACCTGCACCCCGACGGCGCCGACGAGTTCAAACCGATCCTCGGCGGCCGCATGCACACCCAGTACCCGGACAACCCCGGCAAACGGTTCTTCACCTACCGCAACCGCGGCTACCTCATGGCGCAGCCCGGCATGCGGCGGCTGCTTCCGCAGGAGTATGCGCGCTTCGGCTGGTTCTTCCTGGTGCAGCGGCGCGACCCCGCCGGATTCCGCGAGTGGATGCGGCTGCGGGGGCTCGGGCGGCGCGAACGGTTCACCAAGCCGTAG
- the wzt gene encoding galactan export ABC transporter ATP-binding subunit Wzt/RfbE, giving the protein MSRVSIDTHGACVDFPIFDASTRSLKKSVLGRAGGAIGQTDSNVVTIEALRDITVSFREGDRVGLVGHNGAGKSTLLRLLSGIYEPTRGTAQVRGRVAPVFDLGVGMDPEISGYENIIIRGLFLGMTRKQMNDRMDDIAEFTELGDYLAMPLRTYSTGMRVRLAMGVVTSIDPEILLLDEGIGAVDAEFMKKARIRLQNLVARSGILVFASHSNEFLAQLCNTAMWIDRGEIRQTGEIDQIVGAYEGPEAARHVRTVMAEMRREQQQITEGDRGDA; this is encoded by the coding sequence ATGAGCAGAGTCAGCATCGACACCCACGGGGCCTGCGTCGACTTCCCCATCTTCGACGCCAGCACCCGGTCGCTGAAGAAGTCGGTGCTCGGCCGGGCCGGCGGCGCCATCGGCCAGACCGACTCGAATGTGGTGACGATCGAGGCCCTGCGCGACATCACCGTGTCGTTCCGGGAGGGCGACCGCGTCGGACTCGTCGGCCACAACGGGGCCGGCAAGTCCACCCTGCTGCGCCTGCTGTCCGGCATCTACGAGCCCACGCGCGGCACTGCGCAGGTGCGTGGGCGCGTCGCGCCGGTGTTCGACCTCGGCGTGGGCATGGACCCGGAGATCTCCGGCTACGAGAACATCATCATCCGCGGGCTGTTCCTGGGGATGACGCGCAAGCAGATGAACGACCGGATGGACGACATCGCCGAGTTCACCGAACTGGGCGACTACCTGGCGATGCCGCTGCGCACCTACTCGACGGGCATGCGGGTGCGCCTGGCGATGGGCGTCGTCACCAGCATCGACCCGGAGATCCTGCTGCTCGACGAGGGCATCGGCGCGGTCGACGCGGAGTTCATGAAGAAGGCGCGCATCCGGCTGCAGAACCTCGTGGCGCGCTCCGGCATCCTGGTCTTCGCCAGCCACTCCAACGAGTTCCTGGCGCAGCTGTGCAACACGGCGATGTGGATCGACCGCGGCGAGATCCGCCAGACCGGCGAGATAGACCAGATCGTCGGAGCCTACGAGGGCCCCGAGGCCGCCCGGCACGTGCGCACCGTGATGGCGGAGATGCGCCGCGAGCAGCAGCAGATCACCGAGGGCGACCGTGGCGACGCCTGA
- the wzm gene encoding galactan export ABC transporter permease subunit Wzm/RfbD, which translates to MSDPVTTAPHDPADRIVGSRTFTRTFADMRLGWSQRELWLMLGLQDIKQKYRRSVIGPFWITIATGVMATALGLLYSLILDQDLAYFLPYLTVGLIIWGLIQGAIVDGSEVFIANEGLIKQLPAPLSVHVYRLVWRQVLLLAHNLIIYVILLAVFWTSLDLSWSSLLAIPAMMLLIVNAVWVTLLFGIVSTRFRDIAPLLGSLTQLLFYVTPIVWTTKVFADRPGAAERAKLAEINPLFHYLEIVRAPMLGETAAAYHWYIVLGLTVAGWAAALLAMRKYRARVPYWV; encoded by the coding sequence GTGTCCGATCCCGTCACCACAGCCCCGCATGATCCCGCCGACCGCATCGTCGGGTCGCGCACGTTCACGCGCACGTTCGCGGACATGCGCCTCGGCTGGTCGCAGCGTGAACTGTGGCTGATGCTGGGCCTGCAGGACATCAAGCAGAAGTACCGCCGCTCCGTCATCGGTCCGTTCTGGATCACCATCGCGACGGGCGTCATGGCCACCGCGCTGGGCCTGCTGTACTCGCTGATCCTCGACCAGGACCTGGCCTACTTCCTGCCCTATCTCACCGTCGGCCTGATCATCTGGGGTCTGATCCAGGGCGCCATCGTGGACGGCTCGGAGGTGTTCATCGCCAACGAGGGGCTGATAAAACAGCTCCCCGCACCGCTGAGCGTGCACGTCTACCGGCTGGTGTGGCGGCAGGTCCTGCTGCTGGCGCACAACCTCATCATCTACGTGATCCTCCTGGCGGTGTTCTGGACGTCGCTGGACCTCTCGTGGTCGTCGCTGCTCGCCATACCGGCGATGATGCTGCTGATCGTCAACGCCGTGTGGGTCACGTTGCTGTTCGGCATCGTCTCCACCCGCTTCCGCGACATCGCGCCGCTGCTGGGCAGCCTCACCCAGCTGCTCTTCTACGTCACACCCATCGTGTGGACCACCAAGGTCTTCGCGGACCGCCCCGGCGCCGCGGAGCGGGCCAAGCTCGCCGAGATCAACCCGCTGTTCCACTACCTCGAGATCGTCCGCGCACCCATGCTCGGCGAGACCGCGGCCGCCTACCACTGGTACATCGTGCTGGGGCTCACCGTGGCCGGCTGGGCGGCGGCGCTGCTGGCCATGCGCAAGTACCGCGCGCGCGTGCCGTACTGGGTGTGA
- a CDS encoding bacterial proteasome activator family protein — MSDSAGGPASSGAGNAGDSTDSTGAGGDSAGNGYVILGRGADGAEDRAGTPADGADGGGEDDDGNALTSMVEQPAKVMRIGTMIKQLLEEVRSAPLDDASRTRMREIYATSIRELEQGLSGELRDELERLTLPFGDGSVPSDAELRIAQAQLVGWLEGLFHGIQTALMAQQMAAQAQLKQMRHALPPGAVPQQGAPGGQMPGTGQYL; from the coding sequence ATGAGTGATAGCGCAGGCGGCCCCGCAAGCAGCGGCGCCGGAAACGCGGGCGACAGCACGGACAGCACCGGCGCCGGAGGCGACAGTGCCGGAAACGGCTACGTCATCCTGGGCCGCGGTGCGGACGGTGCCGAGGACCGGGCGGGCACGCCCGCCGATGGCGCCGACGGCGGCGGCGAGGACGACGACGGCAACGCTCTGACCTCGATGGTCGAACAGCCGGCGAAGGTCATGCGGATCGGCACCATGATCAAGCAGCTGCTCGAGGAGGTCCGCTCGGCCCCCCTCGACGACGCCAGCCGCACCCGCATGCGCGAGATCTACGCCACCTCCATCCGCGAGCTCGAGCAGGGGCTTTCCGGTGAACTGCGCGACGAACTGGAGCGGCTCACGCTGCCCTTCGGCGACGGGTCCGTCCCGTCCGACGCCGAGCTGCGGATCGCGCAGGCACAGCTGGTGGGCTGGCTCGAAGGGCTGTTCCACGGCATCCAGACGGCGCTGATGGCGCAGCAGATGGCGGCGCAGGCACAGCTCAAGCAGATGCGGCACGCGCTGCCGCCGGGCGCCGTCCCGCAGCAGGGGGCGCCCGGCGGGCAGATGCCGGGCACCGGCCAGTACCTGTGA
- a CDS encoding cysteine desulfurase-like protein, producing the protein MEYDVWGVRGLFPSLGDGWIHLDSQVGMQIADSVARTVSTAFRTSVSDPAGAYPSARRSAGILDTARAAVADLVGADPAGVVLGPNRATLLARLGEAARRRLGIGTEIVLSRVDDEENITPWLRAAHLYGSYVRWAEVDIENFELPTWQYADLIGEATALVAVTAASSTLGVKPEVSAVAKLASAAGALTVVDAAFLAPYEPVDIHELGADVLALDAAIWGGPPVGALVFRDPAVIDRLERVAIDPTATGPAMLEVGAHQYAMLAGMVASIEVLAGLASSDAQSHRGFGTTDSRRERVVRSMTALRAHQAGLFDHLVGSLRSLPLVMVLGARSAGVPMLSFTVAGVPANRVTQRLADNGICALTSRGGSRVLEAIGVGEVGGAVTVGLGHYSTVHEVDQLVRVVASLG; encoded by the coding sequence ATGGAATACGACGTCTGGGGGGTGCGCGGGCTTTTCCCGTCGCTGGGGGACGGATGGATCCATCTGGACTCGCAAGTGGGGATGCAGATCGCGGACTCGGTGGCACGCACGGTGTCGACTGCGTTCCGCACCTCGGTCTCCGATCCCGCGGGCGCCTACCCCTCGGCACGGCGCAGCGCGGGGATCCTCGACACCGCGCGTGCGGCCGTCGCCGACCTGGTGGGGGCGGACCCCGCCGGCGTGGTGCTGGGGCCCAACCGTGCCACGCTCCTGGCGCGGCTCGGGGAGGCCGCGCGGCGGCGCCTCGGCATCGGCACCGAGATCGTGCTGTCCCGCGTGGACGACGAGGAGAACATCACCCCGTGGCTGCGTGCCGCCCACCTCTACGGCTCGTACGTCCGGTGGGCCGAGGTGGACATCGAGAACTTCGAACTGCCCACGTGGCAGTACGCGGACCTGATCGGCGAGGCGACGGCCCTCGTCGCGGTGACGGCGGCGTCGTCGACGCTCGGCGTCAAACCCGAGGTGTCGGCGGTGGCCAAGCTGGCATCCGCGGCGGGTGCCCTGACCGTGGTCGACGCGGCCTTCCTGGCGCCGTACGAGCCGGTGGACATCCATGAGCTCGGCGCCGACGTGCTAGCCCTCGACGCCGCCATCTGGGGCGGACCTCCCGTCGGCGCTCTGGTGTTCCGCGACCCCGCGGTGATCGACCGGCTCGAGCGCGTCGCGATAGACCCGACGGCCACCGGCCCCGCGATGCTCGAGGTGGGCGCCCACCAGTACGCGATGCTGGCGGGCATGGTCGCCTCGATCGAGGTGCTCGCCGGACTCGCCTCGTCCGACGCCCAGAGCCACCGCGGCTTCGGGACGACCGACTCGCGGCGTGAGCGCGTCGTCCGGTCCATGACCGCGCTGCGCGCCCACCAGGCCGGCCTGTTCGATCACCTTGTGGGGTCGTTGCGGTCGCTGCCGCTGGTGATGGTGCTGGGGGCACGGTCGGCCGGCGTGCCGATGCTCAGCTTCACCGTCGCGGGGGTGCCGGCGAACCGCGTGACACAGCGCCTGGCCGACAACGGCATCTGCGCGCTGACGTCGCGCGGCGGATCCCGGGTGCTGGAGGCCATCGGCGTTGGCGAGGTCGGCGGCGCGGTGACGGTGGGCCTGGGCCACTACTCGACGGTCCACGAGGTGGACCAGCTGGTGCGGGTGGTCGCCTCCCTCGGGTAG